A single window of Nematostella vectensis chromosome 4, jaNemVect1.1, whole genome shotgun sequence DNA harbors:
- the LOC5503946 gene encoding protein ABHD15: protein MNGQSREGGFEKMVGLPAVLAVVVVFWVGLLFYQRKRKFTNTLYFKKSRLNVLLVKKCQTLTKPFTPTFWASGNRLQTFLPWILPQAEVEFTREYLQMADKGIIALDWMTVNDNSLLKVSPVMLLIPALTQTAVDLSSACTMALERKFRPVVFNRRGHSLTPLTTRRLQAFAEGGDLEEAVTFIHRMFPYAEIFAVAYSTGSDLLISYLGEVGSTTNVTAAVCISPSYDTEGYFRGKFFEPYNTIVIRELKMLVRQHSSLWEAINYDNAMKSETVKDFEERVHVRLNPQYYSTDEYWRLNNPMRNVANVSIPVLCVSAIDDPVIPKEIIPFSLFKTSSNFILVAPENGGHCGFLENALPVYWGDRLACDFLETIQDQGVPKGKSDNHLSPLDIQGPRNRSYTT from the coding sequence ATGAACGGTCAATCAAGAGAAGGAGGTTTCGAGAAGATGGTTGGTTTGCCCGCGGTTTTAGCAGTTGTTGTCGTCTTCTGGGTCGGCCTTCTGTTTTATCAAAGAAAACGTAAATTTACAAACACTCTATACTTCAAAAAATCGCGTCTTAATGTTCTACTTGTGAAGAAATGCCAAACGCTCACTAAACCATTCACGCCGACTTTTTGGGCTAGCGGTAACCGTCTACAGACTTTTCTACCGTGGATTCTACCGCAAGCTGAGGTCGAATTTACGCGGGAATATCTACAAATGGCGGACAAGGGAATCATCGCACTGGACTGGATGACTGTCAATGATAATAGCCTACTTAAAGTCAGTCCTGTTATGTTACTCATCCCAGCACTAACACAAACAGCAGTGGATCTGTCGTCCGCGTGTACAATGGCGCTTGAGCGAAAATTTCGCCCGGTCGTGTTTAATCGCAGAGGTCACAGCTTAACTCCATTAACCACAAGGCGACTGCAGGCGTTCGCTGAGGGTGGGGATCTCGAGGAAGCCGTGACGTTCATTCATCGCATGTTCCCGTACGCGGAGATCTTCGCGGTCGCCTACTCGACGGGGTCCGACCTTTTGATATCGTATCTAGGAGAAGTAGGGTCAACTACCAACGTCACAGCTGCTGTTTGCATCTCGCCTAGTTACGACACAGAGGGGTACTTTAGAGGGAAGTTTTTCGAGCCGTACAACACGATAGTTATCCGTGAACTCAAGATGCTTGTTCGGCAACATTCCTCCTTGTGGGAGGCTATAAACTACGATAACGCTATGAAGAGCGAGACGGTCAAGGACTTTGAAGAAAGAGTTCATGTGCGCTTGAATCCTCAGTACTACTCAACGGATGAGTATTGGCGATTAAACAACCCGATGCGTAACGTTGCCAATGTTAGCATTCCAGTTCTGTGTGTGAGCGCGATAGATGATCCGGTCATTCCAAAAGAGATAATTCCATTTAGCCTTTTCAAAACTTCGTCTAATTTTATTCTCGTCGCTCCAGAGAATGGAGGTCACTGTGGCTTTTTAGAAAACGCTTTGCCCGTGTATTGGGGTGACAGACTTGCATGCGACTTCCTCGAGACAATACAGGACCAGGGGGTCCCCAAAGGAAAATCTGACAATCATTTAAGCCCTTTAGACATCCAGGGCCCCAGAAACAGAAGCTATACGACATAG